A window from Deltaproteobacteria bacterium encodes these proteins:
- a CDS encoding type II toxin-antitoxin system mRNA interferase toxin, RelE/StbE family: protein MIINFRHKGLEKFFISGSIKGIPSQFRRKLEDILDQLNAAVEIEDMNYPGSDLHPLKGNLKGQWAIKISGNWRLVFRFEKGKAFDIDLIDYH from the coding sequence ATGATTATTAATTTTCGTCACAAAGGTTTAGAAAAATTTTTCATTTCAGGCAGCATTAAAGGAATTCCTTCTCAGTTTAGACGAAAACTAGAAGATATTTTAGACCAATTAAATGCTGCAGTTGAAATTGAAGATATGAATTATCCAGGATCGGACTTACATCCATTGAAAGGAAATTTGAAGGGGCAGTGGGCAATTAAAATCTCTGGGAACTGGCGGTTGGTTTTTCGGTTTGAGAAGGGCAAGGCTTTTGATATCGATTTAATCGATTATCATTAA
- a CDS encoding HigA family addiction module antidote protein, producing MLEKKRKPTHPGGILKRHYLEPLHVSVSELAKVLKISRSTISKLVNEQGHISTDIALRLSAALKTTPQLWLNLQQNYDLWQAQKNLKDLKSIHPIAA from the coding sequence ATGTTAGAGAAAAAAAGAAAACCTACTCATCCTGGTGGAATATTAAAGCGGCATTATTTAGAACCACTCCATGTGAGCGTTTCTGAGTTGGCAAAAGTGTTGAAAATTTCTCGTTCAACAATTTCAAAACTTGTAAACGAACAAGGGCATATCAGCACAGACATTGCGCTGCGTTTATCAGCAGCATTAAAAACAACTCCTCAGCTGTGGCTTAATCTGCAGCAAAATTATGATTTGTGGCAGGCGCAGAAAAATCTGAAAGATTTGAAAAGTATACATCCCATTGCGGCGTGA